Below is a genomic region from Argiope bruennichi chromosome 3, qqArgBrue1.1, whole genome shotgun sequence.
TTTAATTCTGCATTCCGTGaggagaattaaatttaatatcagtttttgcatcaaaattgtaATGTTCTATCGCAATGTAGATAAAATCTGTGAAATAGAAGTATGCTTTTCCGTCTGTCCACTTACTTGAGaacgtaataattcaaaaacataacgaTACAGGTGGTGATATTTGACAAAACGCTTTATCACTAGACTATTAAATATcctgtaattttaaacaaaatccctCAAAAAGTTAATTGTCTATCcgtctatttatttaaaagtatatgaaagtgatacaaaataaaagcaaaataaaggaaatttcgtATGCggtcaatattttaaattctcctCATATTTTGAGACCAATCAGCTGATTATTTCTTTGTATACGAAATTGAACGGAAAATGCGATACATTAAGTGCTCACACATGAGATACCACTGGTTATTTATGTGGTGTTACTATTACATTCTATAGAACTTGTTTTATTGCGGAAGAATGGATACAGGATTTTATTATTTGGCAATGCCTTCGAAATATATACCTTGTACTACTCTATAGTTTTGCtatcttcatataaaaatatcaaagtaattgcatttttttgaCTACTATTTTCCAGTGCCTTCGTTGCTGCACTTCTTCGGAACTTGAGAAAAGTTgcccttaatttattttttttttatcttgcgaAAAAATTATTTGGGGTGAAATCAGAATAATTTGATTATGGGAATACCGGAACTTGATGTTCTGACAGATAATTTGACAACAGAAGTTACCTGTCGTGATGCATATTCTACAACTTGTCCTTTCCCATGATTTGGAATGACGATATATGTGCTTGTGCTACAAGTGTACGAACAGGTTGGAGCCTGTTCTGACTATTTTGTTACAAGTCTGTGggaaataacacattttattcaaatattcaaaaggtTCGGAACTTTTTGAATACATTGTTACACTAACTAGAGATAATAATTCATAACTATTTTGcgtaaagttttcaaatttccctTAATGTTCGCTGCTTATATCAGCAATATTTAGttcagaaattgtttttaaaattattaattcgaactatttttgttttgcttttagaGCCTTGTGCTAATTGCGACAGCTACTTCTCAATCCACTACTGAAACTCCAGCAACAGGTGAAGTTCCGAATCCTCCAAAAGAGGAGAAACCTTCCaacataaaattctttgttatCAAAGATGACAACGCTACAGATATTGATGATGTAGACGGTGAAGATAATGGTGATCCTATGGAACGAGCTGAATCTCAGGCGAGATTTACCTTCTCGCAAGCAGATGCCAGGCCATGGACAAAACCACCTGAAGAAGTTGATGATGATGTTGAGGAGGGGGACTCCGGTGATGATGATACCGCTATAAAGCTTTTGGAAGAATTAAgtaagacatatttttttaaaaatttaatataattaaaaaagataatttattttatcatcagtAAGCTTTAGGAGTATAaatgtataagatttttaaaaatcgaaatactcatatttaaaaaagtgtaattaaGTTGTTCCTGTGAGTTTcattttcatagaataaaaaaaatgaaaatgaaatattttgcttttaaatttatatcagaaattgaataaaatggatACTTTACtctaactgctttaaaaaaagctatatatgcctcttaatataaaatgaaatcagtaaAAAAGATGGATTTCTTTGTTAGCTAGATTTACATACTTAATGATATCACTGAGTATACAACATGTGAATATATTgaagtaaagcaaaaaaaaatttggaaataaaaccAGTTTTCGACAATTTTAGTTCCAAACTCtaactaaaataaaatcgaattgtatgaaatattttaataagaaattgaaagaatttgaaaaacagaCAAATTACCGACAAATATGAGTTAAGAACACTCAGATTAACGAAGTtatactgtatttttttcttattattttgtacacattgttacaaaataataaaaatattttatatattatttatatgttgtCGGTTTTCTCctaatcaagatttttttaatctgtttttcaaaaattttaattaatttgtgaacaaaatatttttacagcgtCTTTGGTTGACACTGGTGTAAAAATTATGGACAGAACAACAAATGATTCAGATACATCAGTTACTAAGATAAAAGAAACAGATAATGATAGCGAGGAAGATGGAGAAGTGGATGATATTCCTTCAGATGATGATGTACAACCTGCTGGTTCAAAAGCTGAAGAAAGTCAAATCAAACGTCAAGATGAGTCAAATCCCTTTAATCAAAATAAAGCAACAAGTTTAGATTTCGACCAACCCAATAGAAGAGGTGAAATACCCGCACCTCCCCCAGATGTATATGTTACTGTGAATGATCAACCTGATAATTCCAACCCTGAAAACGATAATTCGCCGCTTCTTCAACTGACACAAGGCGGGTATAGATCCCCGTATGGATTTAACACAGAAAGCCCCCGAGTACGAGCTCAGAGTGCTTCTCAACAATCTGAAACTGTGGAAGATCCAGCTGCAAATATAAATAACGACGAACAGTTTAGGCAACCTCAGATCTCACCGCAAGTTTCTTACGCTGATCCTTTCCAGTCGCAGTTTGGATTCGGATCAGCCCTGGGACTTCGTCATCCATTTATACCCCCTGATAGCTTTGTGAATTCAAATGGCATGGTTCATCAACCAGTACAGAGTGGATTTTTCAACATACCACCTGCTGGATTCACTGATTTCACTGGAGCTAATTTCCAAGCACCCTTTTCTCCTTCTAACGATGGCGGATTTCAAGTACTCCCGAGAAATCCCGGTGGCATATCTTTGTTTCAGACATCAACAGAGCATGTAGCACACACCCCTGGCTATATGGTTCAAAATCAACAATTTCCACAACCGCAATTTCTAGCTACTGATCCTGCTCAATCTACACCAACTATGTATCAGACTACAGGTTTTGTGAATTATCCTGGGTCTGAAAATGTTAATGCTGCATCACGACCGGATTATTCTCCCTTTTTTAGAAATCCTGCACCAAATAATCTACAATTCCAAGTAAATAACAATCCTTTTGCACCCCCACGTAGTGCTGCAGGAATTCTTTACAATCCTATGATGCAATTTCAGCCTAATTTTGCTAATAGACCTCAGTATTCACCTCAATACCCTGCACCAAATCAGCAGATTCAAGTACAAAACATCGCTCCTGAAGAGAAAAAACAGCAAGATTTAGACAAAATCACTGAAGGAGAAACAACATATTCTGAGGAACAAATAAATACACCCTCAAGTAAAGAAGATTCATCATCCGTTCCTTTCGGAGCTCGCATACAAAGGCAAAATGGCCAAGACCCTCAAAGTGATTTTCCACCCCAAGCGGACGTCTTCATGAGATATCCTGTGAAGGAAGCAGGCTATGCAACAGAAGAAAGTTTACCTGTTCAAAACACAACAACAAAAACTGAAACAAAGACTAAGCCTTCACCTCCAAGgccaatattttccttttttcaagcCCCTGGTCAATTCGGCGATCCTTATAGAAATGCTCTGAATGCTGTACAACAGGGATATGCAGCTGATACCAGTGTTCGAAATAACGATGACAACAATAGTACTAAGCAAGTTCTACCAGAACAGTTACCCCCTCCACGTATGACATTCCCTTTTAGTCAGCCTGCTTTGGCACGACCTATTCCAGGATATCCCGACAGTAGAGGTCCAAATCAACCCCTTATGAGGCCTCCATCATTCTTTCGAGCTGTAAATAGTCCCGCAACTGATCCTTTCGACCAAATAGCAGTATTTCCTGATCAATACCCTGGGCCTCCGCAAACGAGTGGCCGATCACAAGAGGCCCCTGTACTTCCAACTTGCGCCCATGGACAAACAAATGCTTCAGTGTGCTTTGAAGATCCGGAATATCCAAAGTAAgtcaaatttattgtaattatttttgttatatatttattcttaaaacaaaaaattaaattataattatcaataaaaatattttaaacattaaggtGTCCCGAAACGATGTTCCTGATTTAGAATGTTAGtaatgttttcattatatttatacttaCAAGCAGTATCTTTATATTAACTCATTCGTACTTcaaacataacaaaaatatttgaaaactaagTATTAACTGctttaaaatcaataacaaaatacCCTTTAATCCAAAATACCCTTTATCgaataactgataaataaatttttataaaattattttgcaattgttTTTACATGTACAACGGTGATTTTGCCAATAAATCTATTTGTCCTTCAAACATACCaagtatattcataaaataaagatcagctgttttaaacttataatcgcactaattaaaagaaaataaattgaatgccTAATAATTAGATTTCCATTTCTTACCTGTCCATTCTGaacaaaacaatgaaagaaaatggaccaattaatttcagaaataaccAGTGGTagtggtcttcctaaaactttcccgcatactctcttataaaaatgttataccaGAGAAAGCCTGAATGGCATTGACGgacaaaagttatgaaatattaaccttcggcGGGAAAtgagcatttttgctgaatttattctATGATCTTTAGTGAGATTTTTGGTGATAAATCCCTGACAAGCAGTTAATAGTATTCGGAAATCAAATTTGTACTTTAGACGCagttacgagaaagtaaaaaacaacaGTCCAAACAAGAGTTAGTTTCTatgttaaatagaaatattaaaccaAATCGCACTTTTACATtaagttttattctaaatgagTTGATATAACGAGCtctggattaaaataatttggctcataatatttttaaggtaaaaaaacctgcataaaatattataatgtttcaaatatttttgacatataaattgaaataaaaaggcaaatttttaataatggtgATAGAGTTTGCCAAAGTCTTAACATTGTACAGTAAGTGCACAAAAAGAAATCGATATCATTGAAAgggtaacatttttaattttattaattaataattttctccgaaatttctattctttaaatactGATTAATTTCTCATATCTGTCTGCTGTCGTTGATATTTTGTTCCATTGCTCACAAgagctttattaatttttttatcatcgcTTCTCCGATTGATTAATacctatttttagaaatttttaaatgaaaaaaatgaaagcatagtgaaaaaatattattaaaatgaaatataaatttaaacacatAGTAGTATTATAATTCaaagttatgtttattttaatgcctttaatttatttatttttttgaaaattaataataactaaattgttgaaatcttgaaatttttattcttaaaatggtgcaaaatatttcttctggaataatttcttttgaagttaTTGTGGAAATATACGAAATTCTGATTAGTTTCTAATCaactgaatatttcattaattttttgaattttaaaatgttagcaATATTGCTTCTCTTACCATAAATAATAGAGATGTgcgaaatttgattaaattcgaTCCATTTTTTAGGAgatatgaaacataaataaatccaTGGATAGCCAGaacaactttaatttatttttagattaaaaagaattcaatacaAGTGGCGTGACAGTCACATGGAAAACGTAATAAAAAATCTAACTCTACAAATAATTTCCTCTTTCTTTTGCTTTTCCTCTtgcaatggattttaaaattaaacctcaTTGTACATTTATGCGAGAATGAATCAATGCCTGaggcaggaaaaaaaattcaaatatcttcgTCGAATGATGTAACATTAATTATGAAGTTTGACAAGGAAAagaatattcattcatttcaatgtatctgattcttttcatttattaaaaatatatttcaccaaAGGCGATAAAAGATAGAATAttgaatattagaattaaaaactaactCAGTAAACTAAACTCTGCATTGCTCGAAGTTATAGTCACAAACTTTCTATCGTCTGATCGTTTATAAGTTGAGTTGAGTGTATCTGTTTCATAGCTGTTTCCCAAATTCTTCtaacgaattaaaattttatcactgaaaaagaaatgaacCAATAGAGTAAttagatattgttttaaaaaacttttagtaATAGTATTTTAGCTCTCtgtaaaaagatattctttacaataataataaataacaacacagcgacagaaatagaaaattaaaatatacctgAATATATCTAAGAAACCGCGTCAAATTTAACTAGCGTGAAATCCACTCACGcgttaaatgttattaaaaatagctTCATTAAAtctgttttacaaattttctcaCATTGATTTATACTTCAAAAAGCTCAAGAAATGGAAAGCTAATTTCTCACGAAgataatactgaatttttttctcaaaatgtaaaggcacattttccttttataaacCAACTCTTTCAGACATGAAATagttaaatcattattaatatcatgctttatttttttctaacctCGATTTATTTTATTCGCTCTTTTATTTCTGTGCTAAATTTCTGTTACTGGAAtcacaaaatcataaataaaatatttcatgcataaaTGCTGTATTCAAGGATTTCTAATGTCTTTTTTAAACTTTGCTGAAACTTAGAAAtctattaataaatcataaaaaaaatgcgatatattcataaaaagataaacgaaatttatttgtgtatagtatcaatatagaattatatattataaaatatcttttaaggtataattatattattgcgTATTTAGAAAATCGTCAATTTAAATTAACTCTTCAttggcaaaaaattatttttgaagctaaTATACTTATTTCTAGACAAAGAATTCCCATATcgattgaaatttattgaaagctATATTTATCGCCACTTTACTTTCACCAACCAATTGATTTGTATGTGAAAACTTGAAcctctattataaatatttatgttattaatactCCGAATTTTGCTCAGTAATgccgaaatattaaaaaaatgatttaatgaagGTTTTTgtgacaatttattaaatatttaagtttttaataattaacgatataaaaataattttattacaagcaatattgtgcatatttatttcattatctctTTCAGCAagtattattgataaattttaaacactaaaaattctttaaaaataataataattctacaaCTAATAAATTCTCTAATAACTCAAATCGAAGTTTTAGAAAAACCAAAATAAAGCAGAATTACGTGGATATTAAGAATTGAATTTCTTTCTCTCttcccaaacgatttttttttcaaaaaaaaattcaaataaattaatagggaacttaaaacataattaaacgCAGCTTACTTTCAAGAGTTTTTTTCCTATCAGtcagtgtaaatttttattaaaatcgaatgactaattttaacaaaattttgaacgaaCGTCAGTATCTGGAAGCAGTTTTACAAGGATAAGATAAtgattaatttcacattttagttACTTGACAAGTTTAATTGCACTTCGCATTATTGTAACTATGTATATTCCTTTTCCCTCATTTTGcactgattttcaaaattaaatcagaatatcAAATTTGAGGTGATCCTAAATTGATTTATCGGAAAtggattttaaatgcaaattagatATAGTTATTCAGTGTTCtgtcataaaaaaatagaatattaaacttgtcgaaaattgttcttttctttGTTAGCACACTTTAGGGTTAAACTCGACAGCAATTGaatttttgccaaatttggtaaaaaattttagaacactGTAATGCCGGTTATCACAACGGCTCATAAAAgattcgccaatttggcgatgtCATAATATTATATTCTCAACTGTTACTCATTTTCGGTTACATATTGGTTTTGATTCAGTTTTGAATAGAAAACTGTATGCAATTTTCCAACATTGAATCTTGAAATCTATAAACTAGAAATTGACGCCTTAACAGCATTACAACGAAGACATTACATTAGAATCAGCGACtacatttatgcaatttttatttgctttcataaaCATAATTCTAGAAGTCTGCGAGGTGGAaaatttagtgaatattttaatgcttacttcCACGTCTTTATGCACTCTGTCGACTAAATATCATGTATACGTATGATTTATCTTTTAGCAGGCATTCTTATAAATGGCGAAATAGCGAAATATTTGCATTGCAAGActaataaaaaaaggcaataaaagcGAAAACCTTTTTGTAAGGCAATGTCTTAAACTacgtaaaataaatgtttctttattcaGTTCTTTACAGTCgctgagaaagaaaaagaattcaaggaagcatgtagaattatttttttcatcttccgTTTTGCAATGTGGGTctgtaatttcaaagaaaaagaagaaaggagaaaaaaaatccgaaacaaaacattaatagaaatgaaacccttacataacattaaaaaaatgaagtttaaagaaagaaaagaggttcttttttttaacctgaaacgtaattcttttctcttaaatatattttcagttaatcTAAATCCTTTTCGAAAAGCGTACAAATCTTAATGAGAAATGCGACATTTTCAAAGGGTTAATAGGTTCCTATAAGTTATTTGTTATCTCTAAAAGTCATAACAgcagaaaaataactaaaagaatttttgtgtAATCTTAACATAAgtagaattcaagaaaaaaattgtgagtattacttacattacattaaaagatttgattttctACAGAAGAGAATGAATGTAGAATATGTAGGTTGGgtattatataatatcaaattcaCTGCGTCCgtttattttcaaagttcattGCGGATATAATGAAAAGACAACGACATAACgtcactttataatataaaacatgctGATAAATTCTAAATAGTTTGCCCAGTTATTTTTCCCTATGCTTACAGAGGAGCTAATAATTATTGTTCCataaattgccattttattttacttatataaaacagaaaaatgataatcacataatataataaatatcatagatAAAGTttacattctaaataattttataattgatataattttaataattgaaataattttattctaatctaTAACCATCATTACCGTTGACCAAAGATAATCTCTTAGCCATTGTCCAATTGAGGCgtgaattatcttaaaaataatatgtctCATTTAAATAATGTGAAAGTTTTAATAGTCCTATTTCTGggatatttagaatttattttagccTATAAAATCCccatgaataaaaaagaaaatcttatttctttttaaaaatcggaTAACTTATCCAGAGTTAAGCCTGTTTTCATTTGGCTCAATTTGAAAGATGCAAAATTTGTGCtgatttaccaattttttttttggaataaaagcTGCCAGCATGTACATAAAACGCTTAGTTTATGtgaccatttttttatattttgcatcgaTTTTTTCACCTTTACCGATAAATTTCAGAGGCACTTTTCTGTTATTCAGCACAGCAACTCAAACAATGATAGAATTCTTATTCCAAAGGCATTTAATAGttcgaaaattttcaaatatatcctcGAACCTTGCTGAATGTACGAaatcattattatcattataacatctttcaatcgaaaaaaaatcgtaatattattattattcaaacacGTCTACTGTTATGTTAGATAAGCGATTTCTGgtatctttgtattttttaaattattatttgtgcaGCAATCAAATTTCGAAATTAGTTTTCATAATAAGGCCGAAAATCAGGAATAGGATCTTTACAGTTTTACGACTTAACTTTTCTTCTACAGTCTTTTTATTTACAGAGCATTGTGGATTTATTAGTATCTTTTCGCGAATTCTTGTGATGTTCTCTTCTATACAAATAGAACATTGGCAAATTGGACAATAGAACATTTGACTATTGTCGACACAAGACTTCTGTCGATTTTTATTCAAACCAGAACAAATCCAATATTCGATATATTACTATCGAATATTCGATTTATAGATCTGTAGATAAGTGTACTATTAAACCAaggtattttaattaatcaaaattttaccaGCAAACAATCCACAATCAAAGAGATTTTTACCATTGTCTTTTTGATTTTcgtcaacaaaataatttaaaattttgttttattcaaatacCGCCTTGCTAACACTTTATTCAAATAATCGTCTGAGCTATCAGGAAAATGCCAATCACAGAAATAGGAAGATAAACTGTTTTACGAAACgattaaaagaattctaattttattatattaatttctatattacagtatgatatttatttatgtaacagTATTTTAGCCAACCATTATTATATCtttgattttaatcaattaaataagcGTATATCAgacataaaaagtattaattctaCAAAACAGATCATGACATACTagagaattttttgaataaaagagagAGATGGCTTGTTAACTATAAGGGTTGGATTGGCATCCAAATTTGCTATATCAAGTATCAGAGGTTGATACTGATACTTGATTGTTCCTGATACTTTTACCTAATAGTTTTATACTTGATACACCTGGAAATTTATCCCTTTACAGTTAGCATTTATTAAAACACTATCTGTtagtaaatattatctttaaaaatattattattataatatattatcttcTAGAATAACATCATAtcatgaatgaaataaagaacaaaaattgctGATTGAAAAACTCATTTATGGCACAGTTTCCTTCGTTTTGTCATCAACTAAATTAACCTTCAAACTCGGTGCCGAAAAGAATTTCACACAAGATTTCAAcaataactttttattcttttttctttaggaGGGATGTATTGTTCGCCCTGAAT
It encodes:
- the LOC129963706 gene encoding uncharacterized protein LOC129963706, which gives rise to MSCAVLLLSLVLIATATSQSTTETPATGEVPNPPKEEKPSNIKFFVIKDDNATDIDDVDGEDNGDPMERAESQARFTFSQADARPWTKPPEEVDDDVEEGDSGDDDTAIKLLEELTSLVDTGVKIMDRTTNDSDTSVTKIKETDNDSEEDGEVDDIPSDDDVQPAGSKAEESQIKRQDESNPFNQNKATSLDFDQPNRRGEIPAPPPDVYVTVNDQPDNSNPENDNSPLLQLTQGGYRSPYGFNTESPRVRAQSASQQSETVEDPAANINNDEQFRQPQISPQVSYADPFQSQFGFGSALGLRHPFIPPDSFVNSNGMVHQPVQSGFFNIPPAGFTDFTGANFQAPFSPSNDGGFQVLPRNPGGISLFQTSTEHVAHTPGYMVQNQQFPQPQFLATDPAQSTPTMYQTTGFVNYPGSENVNAASRPDYSPFFRNPAPNNLQFQVNNNPFAPPRSAAGILYNPMMQFQPNFANRPQYSPQYPAPNQQIQVQNIAPEEKKQQDLDKITEGETTYSEEQINTPSSKEDSSSVPFGARIQRQNGQDPQSDFPPQADVFMRYPVKEAGYATEESLPVQNTTTKTETKTKPSPPRPIFSFFQAPGQFGDPYRNALNAVQQGYAADTSVRNNDDNNSTKQVLPEQLPPPRMTFPFSQPALARPIPGYPDSRGPNQPLMRPPSFFRAVNSPATDPFDQIAVFPDQYPGPPQTSGRSQEAPVLPTCAHGQTNASVCFEDPEYPKRDVLFALNSNPFLTDLLSMPDQQLDGISLVEQEHLEQPESPANYICSSKIRYGFPLRAKDVNGQWKVIVNIEKDVGQGRFTQPVRLEMCKGAGDPCNFTQVKTTCVQKYNLHRLLSWSPEKGIHNDVFKLPVACSCQLIDAQA